A DNA window from Naumovozyma dairenensis CBS 421 chromosome 10, complete genome contains the following coding sequences:
- the JIP5 gene encoding Jip5p (similar to Saccharomyces cerevisiae JIP5 (YPR169W); ancestral locus Anc_7.525), with product MARKNKSKKKQQQSQESLQSEALPILELKFSEPLFQFVCHPEKPIIISGLANGYIYCHRYDPIKLQSILNRNKQESLRKKKNETNQTTSNDEKFWTVIDVLKEDKETADSSDNGIVELLWKTKRHKGSVRAICVDSNGSYVYSIGIDNVLKKADFETGKVVKKTTLKNQKAKFTKIVKSTTHPFLLLGDEDGNVLMLDSNDLSLKNKIKKIHNGDAINDIFHFEKKSIYKFISLGQTTLAYWDCRVSNEDDFKIAPDDDETKRKVLLSDDQEDEMLCGTFVDPQTADIIVCGMGEGILTVWKPEKNDLEDQLSRIKISKGESIDCIIPTLQDDNCIWCGSSDGNIYKVDVKRGKMIAMRKHSSLDEVTSLDLDYEYRVISGGMDKLKIWEFKGNDDDDDDDDDDDDNGDEENESQSDISDSGSSVESGDDNDDEDEDEDEDSGKEAGSSSDKDSDVWDKLNDENDESGNEDGFDEERSDNESSDEGTLIGLSREELIAELDKDQISSSEEETTKPSKKRKLSAKAKKAAAKAAKKQQNFSHGIMKFEGL from the coding sequence ATGGCTAGGAAAAACAAAtccaaaaagaaacaacaacaatcacAAGAGTCCCTGCAATCAGAAGCATTGCCAATCTTGGAATTAAAATTCTCTGAACCATTATTCCAATTCGTTTGTCATCCTGAAAAACCAATAATTATAAGCGGTCTCGCTAACGGATACATTTATTGTCATCGTTATGATCCAATTAAGTTACAATCTATATTGAATCGAAACAAACAAGAATCCTTACgtaaaaagaaaaatgaaacaaatcaAACTACCTcgaatgatgaaaaattttggaCTGTCATAGACGTCttgaaagaagataaagaaaccGCTGATTCCTCGGATAATGGTATCGTGGAATTGTTATGGAAAACTAAAAGACATAAGGGAAGTGTAAGAGCCATTTGTGTAGATTCCAATGGCTCATATGTTTATTCGATTGGTATCGATAACGTTTTAAAGAAAGCGGATTTTGAAACTGGGAAAGTTGTGAAAAAAACCACTCTTAAGAATCAAAAGGCTAAATTTACTAAGATTGTTAAATCAACTACTCATCCTTTCCTTTTACTTGGTGATGAAGATGGGAATGTGTTGATGTTGGATAGTAATGATCTaagtttgaaaaataaaataaaaaaaattcataatGGGGATgctattaatgatattttccattttgagaaaaaatctatttataaatttatatCATTGGGTCAAACTACATTGGCTTATTGGGATTGTAGAGTAtctaatgaagatgattttaaaattgctccagatgatgatgagaCTAAGAGGAAAGTGTTATTAAGTGATGatcaagaagatgaaatgtTATGTGGGACTTTTGTAGATCCACAAACAGCTGATATAATTGTTTGCGGTATGGGTGAAGGTATCCTAACTGTTTGGAAAccagaaaaaaatgatctAGAAGATCAATTATcaagaataaaaattaGTAAAGGTGAAAGTATAGATTGCATAATTCCAACTTTACAAGACGATAACTGTATATGGTGTGGCTCGTCTGATgggaatatatataaagtgGATGTAAAGAGGGGTAAAATGATTGCAATGAGGAAACATAGTTCATTAGATGAAGTTACTTCCCTAGATTTGGATTATGAATATAGAGTTATATCAGGTGGAATggataaattaaaaatatggGAGTTCAAAGgcaatgatgatgatgatgatgatgatgatgatgatgatgacaaCGGAGacgaagaaaatgaatcaCAGAGTGACATATCTGACAGTGGTTCCTCAGTAGAAAGTGGAGACgacaatgatgatgaagatgaagatgaagatgaagattcAGGTAAAGAAGCTGGAAGTTCTTCCGATAAAGACTCTGATGTATGGGAcaaattaaatgatgaaaatgatgaaagCGGAAACGAAGATGGTTTTGATGAGGAAAGGTCAGATAATGAGAGCTCAGATGAAGGTACACTGATTGGACTATCTAGAGAAGAATTAATTGCTGAACTTGATAAGGATCAGATAAGTTCATCAGAAGAGGAAACTACCAAACCTAgcaagaaaagaaagctCTCAGCAAAAGCTAAGAAAGCAGCAGCTAAAGCAGCCaagaaacaacaaaattTCTCACATGGAATTATGAAATTTGAAGGGTTATAG
- the MMS1 gene encoding Mms1p (similar to Saccharomyces cerevisiae MMS1 (YPR164W); ancestral locus Anc_7.519), with translation MDGFLAGSNYAIESDDIFTEAHIRRKNHQLKIKETTAQFGVGTENKELKYFGINAVNFKKNLLAFKYDQSIVGAMPKYCFKYTYAEHGHDPDYYRTLKRKLAEMQNGIDFEEELYSILSNKELKELNHEEKDPETLDDSDLEEFANSMMQEEASLRQENTPRAEVQERPKNLNLNLKQSYITVTENSIQKTGSSSLITFPYSISDCQPIVLNETSETLLLVVLSNGIMYSILPGGPGQQGCTIQYWVLESASKKWSIMVHPKNENFVLIDKQNGKKDGLCKFFKLKPHSKLFGLVSNLYLPDSDIIDANFFPNESKNHFLLFIALVRYQRKVHLCIEWTDNGDVDRREEENKKNVHQLIYLNGDIINGSIPISHNKCLAYTSSTMSIISANQIMSGETFSQTLKINCLRNIKSSFYAPELLTKLQTLNKHTFGKFQFCSVIATSTGNISFMLSNDAEDIEFYSLTRFKGLKWICSSIDQPTSELNYNLIIISFGRTLKITVNLNDIKLLHEKAPSNISSLSGLVTKTTLASSTEQNTGIISINPSKNYRSDTSELWLTSPSTLTQLNNNYPAAKTHLLCTLSIFQEFSKIILVDFSELEQSIRSRILLRDEDEDDDENADFANHYLIIGTNYPSISKAYVLNLSASKVPKLFELDDILCCTTDETLHLYFTENSMVQITRHSVFVLPLLSFKSSIGDDVDANTSIKEYKTSYLIEGAAYCSNKVILWSVKKNRVEVIDDIDNLCNGDKYTVKNEPNMELLLKQLRNEFVNIHLFNGLPNDINGGSCNGGFYVLFFYGKIVKVFKWDVFNTIFQEFELPCKMVVASDCIKFEQYFVSLLNGSEMINPCSQSKHVLPLLSCNFNTDVELRKISDKYKFLIFSTNEIHLCDLKSPTPHSELKIPMTNGNSTITNNKCNPILDVQTIINDNNSPFFILRSDGLQIVKLSYNTWNYSNYLLKSTRNVNKTFFFLDKINRMLVINRDSYEWDCIKLTNGKILSLNSSILRDVDNESALLGATEVRTARKDEVLILLNYDSMIKLIKLLPQKGNLLTKEVCIYKFQNRILGQVLVNNEKGECYVLSIGDTGNNSSNSSNSDSDSYRDSRKLDAFIKLKISDDKIIPLSELRFNGKGQIIQFEVCDDNIIMSTTKAEDVYVLKDYSKQALDGEPKLLKLNTGSGKIGRIKVLDDHCFLVIVHKEGETNCISSMLFYKKDSIQPCVVENEESYIEGRLLGNDDDDDDMHISIFDKASTLATGKELENRIFSSIDAIIHTIEYNVEGLRGFWNSRAEIEKDDELGNYKNDGEEEEKEVDEYRQHKKEVELELPKLRSPYQTIRLDKIPVDITYNRETGVLYCLCSDQTVLKFVPPSLEGYKSRTKLRSFSDMNNFGYKLTETGIWEAEETFGSPITGIVKSDFQESSKECIH, from the coding sequence ATGGATGGCTTTCTTGCTGGATCAAACTATGCCATCGAATCGGATGACATATTTACAGAAGCACATATAAGAAGGAAAAACcatcaattaaaaataaaggaaaCTACTGCTCAGTTTGGGGTTGGAACAGAAAACAAGGAGTTGAAGTATTTTGGCATCAATGCAGttaatttcaagaaaaatttattggcTTTCAAATATGATCAATCCATTGTGGGTGCTATGCCTAAATATTGCTTCAAATATACTTATGCTGAGCATGGTCATGACCCGGACTACTATAGAACCTTGAAAAGGAAGTTAGCTGAAATGCAAAATGGAATTGATTTCGAAGAGGAATTGTATTCTATACTATCAAATAAAGAActaaaagaattgaatcaTGAGGAGAAGGATCCTGAAACCTTAGATGATTCAGATCTGGAAGAATTTGCTAACTCAATGATGCAAGAGGAAGCCTCTCTACGGCAAGAAAATACTCCAAGGGCAGAAGTACAGGAAAGACCGAAAAATCTAAACCTAAATCTAAAACAAAGCTATATCACTGTTACAGagaattcaattcaaaaaacCGGGTCATCAAGTTTAATCACTTTCCCATATAGTATTTCAGATTGTCAACCCATCGTACTGAATGAAACTAGTGAAACCTTATTACTAGTTGTGTTATCGAATGGTATAATGTATTCGATACTACCAGGTGGACCAGGACAACAAGGTTGTACCATACAATATTGGGTCCTGGAATCAGCATCCAAGAAATGGTCTATCATGGTTCAtccaaaaaatgaaaatttcgTATTGATCGATAAACAAAATGGGAAAAAAGATGGCCTGtgtaaattttttaaattgaaaCCACATAGTAAACTTTTTGGTCTAGTTAGTAATTTGTACTTACCTGATTCAGACATTATAGATGCCAATTTCTTCCCGAATGAGTCGAAAAACCATTTCCTGTTATTCATTGCGCTTGTAAGATACCAAAGGAAGGTACATCTTTGTATTGAATGGACAGACAACGGTGATGTTGATAGGagagaagaagagaataaaaaaaatgtgcatcaattgatttatttaaatggAGATATCATTAATGGGTCAATACCAATATCCCATAATAAATGTTTAGCGTATACTTCATCTACTATGTCAATCATCTCTGCTAACCAAATTATGTCCGGTGAAACATTTTCACAAACTTTAAAGATAAACTGTCtgagaaatattaaatcatcattttaTGCTCctgaattattaacaaaatTGCAAACGTTAAACAAACATACTTTTGGCAAATTCCAATTCTGTAGCGTCATCGCCACATCTACGGGAAATATAAGCTTCATGCTTTCCAATGATGCGgaagatattgaattttattcattgaCAAGATTCAAAGGTTTGAAATGGATATGCTCATCAATTGATCAACCCACATCtgaattgaattataaccttattattattagttttgGTAGAACTTTGAAAATAACAGTAAATCTAAATGATATAAAACTTCTACATGAGAAAGCCccatcaaatatttcatcgTTATCAGGATTGGTTACAAAGACAACATTAGCTAGCTCCACCGAGCAAAACACAGGTATCATATCAATTAACCCATCCAAGAATTACAGAAGTGATACATCTGAACTTTGGTTGACTTCACCTTCCACATTAACTCAActgaataataattaccCAGCGGCCAAGACTCATTTGTTATGTACCTTATCGATTTTCCAAGAATTTAGTAAGATTATACTAGTTGATTTCTCTGAACTGGAACAATCTATTAGATCAAGGATTCTTCTGCGCGATGAGGACGAGGACGATGATGAGAATGCAGATTTTGcgaatcattatttaatcaTTGGTACAAATTATCCATCCATTTCCAAAGCATatgttttaaatttaagTGCGTCTAAAGTTCCAAAATTGTttgaattagatgatatCCTTTGTTGCACAACAGATGAAACGTTACATTTATATTTCACTGAAAATTCAATGGTTCAAATAACACGACACTCTGTGTTTGTGCTACCGTTGTTGTCTTTCAAGAGCAGTATCGGCGATGACGTTGACGCAAACACTTCAATTAAAGAGTACAAGACCTCATATCTTATTGAGGGCGCCGCATATTGCTCTAACAAAGTTATCTTATGGTCAGTTAAAAAAAATCGTGTCGAGGTTATTGATGACATTGATAATTTGTGCAATGGAGATAAATATACTGTAAAAAATGAACCTAACATGGAACTGcttttgaaacaattgcGTAATGAATTTGTAAATATTCACCTATTCAATGGCTTACCAAACGATATTAATGGAGGTTCTTGTAATGGTGGATTTTatgttcttttcttttatgGGAAGATCGTAAAGGTGTTTAAATGGGATGTCTTCAATACAatatttcaagaatttgaattacCTTGTAAAATGGTAGTTGCTAGCGATTGTATTAAGTTCGAACAATATTTCGTTTCACTTTTAAATGGTTCTGAAATGATTAACCCTTGTTCCCAATCAAAACATGtcttaccattattatcatgTAATTTCAATACAGACGTTGAATTAAGGAAGATATCAGACAAGTATAAATTTCTCATATTTTCCACGAACGAGATACATTTATGTGATCTTAAATCTCCAACACCCCATAGTGAGTTGAAAATTCCAATGACGAATGGTAATAGTACtattactaataataagTGCAATCCAATATTAGACGTTCAGACTATAATAAACGACAATAACAGCccttttttcattttaaGATCTGATGGGTTACAAATTGTTAAATTATCATACAACACATGGAATTATTCCAATTATTTACTAAAATCTACTAGAAATGTGAATAagacattttttttcttggatAAAATTAACAGAATGTTAGTTATTAATCGAGATTCATACGAATGGGATTGTATTAAATTGACGAATGGTAAGATATTAAGTTTGAACTCTTCCATTTTACGAGATGTTGACAATGAATCTGCATTGTTGGGTGCTACTGAAGTACGAACAGCGAGGAAAGATGAAGTACTTATATTGCTAAATTATGATTCgatgataaaattgattaaattattaccGCAGAAGGGGAATTTATTAACGAAGGAGGTTTGCATTtacaaatttcaaaatagaaTTCTCGGCCAAGTTTTggttaataatgaaaaggGAGAATGTTATGTTTTATCAATTGGTGATACTGGGAATAACTCATCTAATTCATCCAATTCTGATTCTGATTCTTACCGTGATTCACGGAAGTTAGATGCAtttataaaattgaaaatatctgATGATAAAATCATACCTTTGAGTGAATTACGTTTTAATGGTAAGGGTCAAATAATTCAGTTTGAAGTTtgtgatgataatataattatgaGTACTACCAAAGCTGAGGATGTTTACGTTCTCAAAGATTATTCAAAACAAGCGCTGGATGGTGAaccaaaattattgaaattgaatacTGGATCTGGTAAAATTGGACGTATAAAAGTTCTTGATGATCattgttttcttgttaTTGTCCATAAAGAAGGTGAAACCAATTGTATATCATCCATGTTGTTTTATAAGAAGGATTCTATACAGCCGTGTGTTGTTGAAAACGAGGAATCATATATTGAAGGCCGGTTATTAggtaatgatgatgatgatgacgatatgcatatttctattttcGATAAGGCTTCTACATTGGCTACAggtaaagaattagaaaatagAATCTTTTCAAGTATTGATGCTATAATACATACTATTGAATATAATGTAGAAGGTCTACGGGGATTCTGGAATTCTAGAGCGGAAATAGAGAAGGATGATGAATTAGGAAATTATAAGAATGATGgagaagaggaagaaaaagaagtgGACGAATATAGGCAGCATAAGAAGGAAGTGGAATTAGAATTACCAAAACTTCGATCGCCATACCAGACTATACGGCTTGATAAAATTCCAGTAGATATTACATATAATCGGGAGACTGGTGTATTATACTGTCTTTGTTCAGACCAAACTGTTCTAAAGTTTGTTCCTCCTTCTTTAGAAGGTTATAAATCAAGAACTAAATTACGAAGCTTTTCAgatatgaataattttggtTATAAACTTACAGAAACCGGAATATGGGAAGCAGAGGAAACCTTTGGATCTCCCATTACGGGAATTGTGAAGTCAGATTTCCAAGAAAGCAGCAAAGAGTGTATACACTGA
- the MET16 gene encoding phosphoadenylyl-sulfate reductase (thioredoxin) (similar to Saccharomyces cerevisiae MET16 (YPR167C); ancestral locus Anc_7.523) gives MLSKISSKLNDNAKLVPLIFIDTLHHFPQTLDLLKRVEEKYYTPRDQKINVFQPRDATTETEFANKYGDFLWESDEDKYDFLVKVEPAHRAYNSLGVTAVFTGRRKSQGAARSELQFVEIDELNGIIKINPLANWDFNQVKNYIDENNVPYNELLDLGYRSVGDYHSTQPVKEGEDERAGRWKGKTKTECGIHETSRFAQFLKESQ, from the coding sequence ATGTTATCTAAGATCTCCTCGAAATTAAACGATAATGCCAAACTAGTACCATTGATATTTATCGACACTTTACATCATTTCCCACAAACATTAGACCTTTTAAAACGTGTCgaggaaaaatattatactCCAAGAgatcaaaaaattaatgtATTCCAACCGAGAGACGCCACCACAGAGACTGAATTCGCCAACAAATACGGTGATTTCCTTTGGGAATCTGATGAGGATAAATATGATTTCTTAGTGAAAGTGGAACCAGCTCATAGAGCATATAATTCATTGGGCGTCACTGCTGTCTTCACTGGACGTAGGAAATCTCAAGGTGCTGCTCGTTCTGAATTACAATTTGtggaaattgatgaattgaatgggattattaagattaatCCGTTGGCAAATTGGGATTTTAATCAAGttaaaaattatattgatgaaaataatgtgCCTTATAATGAATTGTTAGATCTCGGGTATAGATCTGTAGGTGATTATCATTCTACTCAACCTGTAAAAGAaggtgaagatgaaagaGCTGGAAGATGGAAGGGTAAGACGAAAACTGAATGTGGTATCCATGAAACAAGTAGATTTGCACAATTCTTGAAAGAGAGTCAATGA
- the NDAI0J00280 gene encoding pyridoxal 5'-phosphate synthase (similar to Saccharomyces cerevisiae YLR456W and YPR172W; ancestral locus Anc_7.529), with protein sequence MSCTEEFPDHLLSLIKTSKYVHVATSSKDCVPSVSLMNYTYIPKEKSYKDDKSENAYIIFATLDNTEKYDNMLTNPTVSLLFHDWITANSISVRKTELSRSGTPTQSDVATPKEGPIVKSTPSHPSKLLNLLQELNQSELNQMSATIRGHATTIQPNSDESNYYKSLLLKTNPDAGVFILAENTVIVKVKIESAKVTDSENHTAIYD encoded by the coding sequence ATGTCCTGTACAGAAGAATTTCCAGACCATTTATTATCCTTAATTAAGACTTCTAAATATGTACATGTTGCTACTAGTTCCAAAGACTGTGTTCCATCCGTATCCTTGATGAATTATACCTATATTCCCAAGGAGAAAAGttataaagatgataaaagtgaaaatgcatatattatttttgcCACATTAGACAACACAGAGAAATATGATAACATGTTGACCAATCCGACCGTCTCCCTATTATTCCATGATTGGATAACAGCAAATAGTATATCTGTAAGGAAGACAGAATTATCTCGTTCAGGTACTCCAACACAATCTGATGTTGCTACACCAAAGGAGGGACCGATAGTTAAAAGTACTCCATCTCATCCAAGTAAATTGCTGAATTTATTACAGGAATTGAATCAATCTgaattgaatcaaatgaGTGCCACTATAAGAGGTCATGCTACTACTATTCAACCAAATTCTGatgaatcaaattattataagaGTCTACTTTTGAAAACTAATCCTGATGCTGGTGTATTTATCTTAGCTGAAAATACTGTCATTGTTAAAGTGAAAATTGAAAGTGCTAAAGTGACTGATAGTGAAAATCATACTGCCATTTATGATTAA
- the MRP2 gene encoding mitochondrial 37S ribosomal protein uS14m (similar to Saccharomyces cerevisiae MRP2 (YPR166C); ancestral locus Anc_7.522), whose protein sequence is MGNFRFPIKTKLPPGFINARILRDNFKRQQVSEFEITRKALKFIARNTLLPPRARLEAQLQLSTLPNYTRLTQVKNRCVESGHARFVLSDFRLCRTQFREKALQGDLPGVKKGVW, encoded by the coding sequence ATGGGTAACTTTCGATTCCCAATCAAGACGAAACTCCCACCTGGATTCATCAATGCTAGAATCCTAAGGgataattttaaaagaCAACAAGTATCTGAATTCGAGATTACTAGAAAGGCATTAAAATTCATAGCAAGAAATACATTATTACCACCAAGAGCAAGATTAGAAGCTCAATTACAATTGAGTACATTACCAAATTATACAAGATTGACTCAAGTTAAAAATAGATGTGTTGAATCTGGTCATGCTAGATTTGTATTGAGTGATTTTAGATTATGCAGAACTCAATTTAGAGAAAAGGCATTACAAGGTGATTTACCTGGTGTCAAGAAGGGTGTTTGGTAA
- the BSP1 gene encoding Bsp1p (similar to Saccharomyces cerevisiae BSP1 (YPR171W); ancestral locus Anc_7.527) → MTTSRTYDPELEGFIKRVEERDRARRQKQSSRSPPPTNTKPVSLRINKTEDLNKNSYDVDNESLMYSNENLAYKSAYNYEKMFSPKRSHYSLEDLDLERSPVSKSKSRSNRSEKSLSKTFEVSEEDYYLLQQLKSGDALPAIKRTIETKPVSLPTRGQPREYRNTQGYNTYVVEESDSDDMPPSLPPRRAKQQVDTSPLKDNKSNRSPLSINRDITKLQADGNIKQTIKVKEAFISNESPLTPVRSKAEPTTLTKKSKGHELPPKAYTEAIIKDSKPKLTPDLKDIPTPGKSNLQVGDSKPTGKPVTFLNSLENNKLTESNPNTHSTITPFKIESSHINYLDSNHLKKNSPSLIPSRTTKPSYSPASSPTKIPRSDSFINSALKSMEPLPEQSKVLKKPLLPKKPKGLQQTRKLFNNSHDDGDEEKKEEIPLKEEFNNLKLKSVEKSKPKVPYKDEKLSIPKLREVKTMSVLDDKIKDKRSTDDISSSSAVLQSRTKKNIPPVVPKRKPSLPEALKKMEMLNKAKLDEGDKTTEKSKLEEIPEALRRHQNLQNKKREKPPVPQRKTSLPEALKKAKLLNKRMQAPVVKEDDDKSITDEIDVAKYPDEEDAASKQEPLTLNNKLEQVLMNQKLRSNYNNTSSGDNYTRFGTRGLNHASTAPESTTTHDGLNTQAKTLTHLNKKRARGPKRKPPTHVS, encoded by the coding sequence atgACCACATCAAGGACATATGATCCTGAACTAGAAGGCTTTATAAAGAGGGTTGAAGAAAGAGATCGAGCAAGGCGACAAAAGCAGTCATCTAGAAGCCCCCCTCCAACTAACACTAAGCCAGTAAGCTTGAGAATAAATAAGACTGAAGATCTGAATAAGAACTCATATGATGTTGATAACGAGTCTTTGATGTAtagtaatgaaaatttagcATATAAATCTGCATATAATTATGAGAAAATGTTCTCCCCCAAGAGGTCACATTATTCATTAGAGGATTTGGATTTAGAAAGATCGCCAGTATCAAAATCTAAATCTAGATCAAATAGATCAGAAAAGTCTTTATCGAAAACGTTTGAAGTTTCTGAAGaggattattatttattacaacaattaaaaTCTGGGGATGCATTGCCCGCAATAAAAAGAACCATTGAAACAAAACCAGTTTCTCTACCCACTAGAGGACAACCTAGAGAGTATCGTAATACTCAAGGATATAATACCTATGTTGTGGAGGAGTCAGATTCCGATGATATGCCTCCTTCTTTACCTCCCAGAAGGGCAAAGCAACAAGTTGATACATCTCCATTGAAAGacaataaatcaaatagAAGCCCATTGAGCATAAATAGGGACATCACTAAACTGCAGGCGGATGGCAATATAAAGCAAACGATTAAGGTAAAAGAGGCTTTCATCAGTAATGAGTCACCTCTAACACCTGTTAGATCAAAGGCTGAACCCACGACATTGACAAAGAAATCTAAAGGGCATGAACTACCTCCAAAGGCTTACACAGAAGCAATCATCAAGGACAGTAAACCCAAGCTCACTCCAgatttaaaagatattCCCACTCCGGGAAAGAGTAACTTACAAGTGGGAGATTCTAAACCAACCGGTAAACCAGTTACATTCCTCaattctttggaaaataataaattgacAGAATCAAATCCTAACACTCATAGTACAATTACTcctttcaaaattgaatCTAGCCATATTAATTATCTCGACTCcaatcatttgaagaagaactCACCTTCATTAATTCCATCGCGGACTACCAAACCAAGTTATTCTCCGGCATCATCCCCAACGAAGATACCAAGATCTGATAGTTTTATTAACTCAGCATTGAAATCCATGGAACCTCTTCCAGAACAATCTAAAGTTCTAAAGAAACCATTATTACCTAAGAAACCAAAGGGATTACAACAAACGAGGAAGCTTTTTAACAATAGTCATGATGATGGGGacgaagaaaaaaaagaagaaatacCTTTGAAAGAAGAGTTTAACAATTTAAAGTTAAAATCTGTGGAAAAGAGTAAGCCAAAAGTTCCatataaagatgaaaagtTATCGATCCCTAAGTTACGTGAAGTCAAAACAATGAGTGTCCTTGATGATAAGATTAAGGACAAAAGATCAACTGACGATATATCGTCTAGTTCAGCAGTGTTACAATCTCGGACCAAGAAGAATATTCCACCGGTAGTACCCAAGAGGAAACCTTCATTACCAGAAgcattgaagaaaatggagATGTTAAATAAAGCAAAACTTGATGAAGGTGACAAAACCACTGAAAAGAGTAAGTTAGAAGAAATACCAGAAGCTTTAAGAAGACATCAGAATTtgcaaaacaaaaagagAGAGAAACCACCTGTACCGCAACGGAAAACTTCTTTACCAGAAGCTTTAAAGAAAGccaaattattgaataaacGCATGCAAGCTCCAGTTGtgaaagaagatgatgataaaagTATTACAGATGAAATAGATGTTGCTAAATATccagatgaagaagatgctGCTTCTAAACAAGAACCTCTtactttaaataataaactagAACAAGTCTTGatgaatcaaaaattaagGTCAAATTACAATAACACTTCATCGGGCGATAACTATACACGTTTTGGTACAAGAGGCTTGAATCATGCTTCTACAGCACCAGAATCAACTACTACTCACGATGGATTGAATACTCAAGCAAAGACCCTGACACATttaaacaagaaaagagCTCGTGGACCCAAGAGGAAACCACCCACTCATGTTTCTTGA
- the RHO1 gene encoding Rho family GTPase RHO1 (similar to Saccharomyces cerevisiae RHO1 (YPR165W); ancestral locus Anc_7.520): MSHRVDDHVRRKLTVVGDGSCGKTCLLIVFSKGQFPEVYVPTVFENYVADVEVENHRVELALWDTAGQEDYDRLRPLSYPDSNVILICFSVDIPDSLENVQEKWIAEVLHFCQGVPIILAGCKVDLRNDPQTIENLRAEGQQPVSTAEGQEVADQIGAVGYYECSAKTGYGVREVFEAATLAALKGKSKTNGKTKKNKNKGEKKKRKCSIIVSSLQYILIIILIIIIITYSIQKEKKYTKRKKVSLSRRSG; this comes from the coding sequence ATGTCACATAGAGTAGATGATCATGTCCGTCGTAAATTGACAGTTGTCGGTGATGGTAGTTGTGGTAAGACATGtcttttaattgttttttcGAAGGGTCAATTCCCAGAAGTTTATGTTCCAAcagtttttgaaaattatgtTGCAGATGTTGAAGTAGAAAATCATCGTGTTGAGTTGGCACTTTGGGATACTGCAGGTCAAGAAGATTATGATAGATTAAGACCTTTATCTTATCCTGATTCTAACGTTATTCTAATTTGTTTCTCTGTCGATATACCTGattctttggaaaatgTCCAAGAAAAATGGATTGCAGAGGTCTTACATTTCTGCCAAGGGGTCCCAATTATCTTGGCAGGTTGTAAAGTGGATTTAAGAAATGATCCACAAACGattgaaaatttaagaGCTGAAGGTCAACAACCTGTCTCTACTGCGGAAGGTCAAGAAGTCGCTGATCAAATTGGTGCTGTTGGTTATTATGAATGTTCTGCAAAGACTGGATACGGTGTTAGAGAAGTCTTTGAAGCTGCCACTTTGGCTGCATTGAAGGGTAAATCTAAGACTAATGGTAagacaaagaaaaataagaataagggtgaaaagaagaagagaaagtGTAGTATTATTGTAAGTAGTTTACAGtatattcttattattattcttattattatcattattactTATTCTatacaaaaagaaaaaaaatatacaaaaagaaaaaaggtATCGCTGTCAAGAAGAAGCGGATGA